A region from the Vigna radiata var. radiata cultivar VC1973A unplaced genomic scaffold, Vradiata_ver6 scaffold_234, whole genome shotgun sequence genome encodes:
- the LOC106753100 gene encoding transcription repressor OFP8-like gives MCWNKRKRFMRAIFKRNGGCGCSNPKSYEVLQPTPIPENTNPTTSGDKDNNHENPNNDNMRIPNSKLIDSVAIEKDSKDPHKDFRDSMLQMIFQRQIFTKTDLQDLLECFLRLNAVCHHQVIVQAFMEICHETFPKKNINTADDSKI, from the coding sequence ATGTGTTGGAACAAGAGAAAAAGGTTTATGAGAGCTATATTCAAAAGAAATGGAGGTTGTGGATGTAGCAACCCTAAATCCTATGAAGTACTCCAACCCACCCCAATTCCAGAAAACACAAACCCTACCACTTCCGGCGACAAAGACAACAACCATGAAAACCCTAACAACGACAACATGCGAATACCAAATTCAAAACTCATTGACAGTGTGGCGATTGAGAAGGATTCGAAGGACCCGCACAAGGATTTTCGAGACTCCATGCTCCAAATGATCTTCCAGAGACAAATCTTCACCAAAACCGATCTTCAAGACCTTCTCGAGTGCTTCCTCCGCTTGAACGCCGTCTGTCACCACCAAGTTATCGTTCAAGCTTTCATGGAGATTTGTCACGAAACTTTCCCCAAGAAGAATATCAACACCGCAGACGATAGCAAAATctga
- the LOC106753123 gene encoding NDR1/HIN1-like protein 1: MTKDCGHHNQDRQQLLRRVFAAILAFILLVLLVIFLIWIILRPTKPRFVLQDATVYAFNLSSSGAIPSPTAPTPNTLTLTMQVTLSAFNPNHRIGVYYTKLDAYASYRGQQVSLATALPPTYQGHRDTAVWSPFLYGTAVPVSPFILEILRQDKTSGGVLVNVKVNGRVKWKVGTWVSGRYHINVNCPAYIRLAGDDEDAIGVASPAVKFQIFQSCIVDV; this comes from the coding sequence ATGACCAAGGACTGCGGCCACCACAACCAGGATCGCCAGCAGCTCCTCCGCCGCGTATTCGCCGCCATCCTCGCCTTCATCCTCCTCGTCCTCCTCGTAATCTTCCTCATCTGGATCATCCTCCGCCCCACCAAACCCCGTTTCGTCCTCCAAGACGCCACCGTCTACGCATTCAACCTCTCCTCCAGCGGCGCCATCCCCTCCCCCACCGCCCCCACCCCCAACACTCTAACCCTCACCATGCAGGTCACCCTCTCCGCCTTCAACCCCAACCACCGCATCGGCGTCTACTACACCAAACTCGACGCTTACGCCTCCTACCGCGGCCAGCAAGTCTCCCTCGCCACCGCCCTCCCCCCAACCTACCAGGGCCACCGCGACACCGCCGTCTGGTCCCCTTTCCTCTACGGCACCGCCGTCCCCGTCTCCCCCTTCATCCTAGAGATTCTCCGGCAGGACAAAACCTCCGGAGGAGTGCTGGTGAACGTCAAAGTCAACGGCAGAGTGAAGTGGAAAGTGGGGACTTGGGTCTCCGGAAGGTACCATATTAACGTGAACTGCCCCGCGTACATCAGACTCGCCGGTGACGATGAGGACGCCATCGGGGTAGCGTCTCCGGCGGTGAAGTTTCAGATTTTTCAAAGTTGCATTGTTGATGTTtag